Below is a genomic region from Citrobacter tructae.
GAAGCGACTCTGACGTAAACCGGGCGATCAGCTCAACACCCAGCAACTTATCCGTCGTGTCTCTCATCGGATCCGCGATGAAATGATAGTGCATAAGACCACTCCAATTGATCATAACATTCTGATAATGCACTTTTAATTACAATCAATCAATAATATCGATCAATGATTCAATATCGATCGATAAAAACAATATATAATAACATACTGAAAATAGCCAATTTTTTTGTTTTAAGAATCTTCTTACATTGATATGTTTGCAAACATCAACTAAAGCCAAATCATACCATTTAACGCTGCTGAGGCCTTGTGTTTTCTGTCCTCACCCCTTCTCCTGTCTGGTTGGATGAGGCAGAACCTAGGGGGAGTGATATACTCCTCACGTGCAATGAATAGTGACAGGACACTGATACTGATATCGATTCCACGGCTCCCAAAATCTCCTTTGCCGCCGTTAACCATAAGGCGCGCGCCAGAGAAAGATCGTGACACAAGGGGCAGAGAGTGGGATATAATTTCAGACCAATTTCGAGTGACCTTGAAATTGCAATCATAACGCATTGATTGCTAAAAAAATAAGTAATGACTATAAGGATTAAAGCTATGGGTTTTCTTTCCGGTAAGCGCATTCTGGTGACCGGTCTTGCCAGTAAATTGTCCATCGCCTACGGTATCGCTCAGGCGATGCACCGCGAGGGGGCTGAACTGGCGTTCACCTACCAGAACGACAAACTGAAAGGCCGCGTGGAAGAATTTGCAGCTCAACTGGGTTCCAACATCGTCCTGCCGTGTGATGTGGCTGAAGACGCCAGCATCGACACCATGTTCGCTGAGCTGGGCAAAACCTGGGAGAAATTCGACGGTTTCGTACACTCCATCGGTTTCGCACCGGCTGACCAGCTGGATGGCGACTATGTGAATGCGGTAACCCGCGAAGGCTTTAAAATCGCTCATGACATCAGCGCCTACAGCTTTGTTGCGATGGCAAAAGCCTGCCGCACAATGCTGAACCCAGGCTCTGCACTGCTGACTCTGTCCTATCTGGGCGCAGAGCGCGCTATCCCGAACTATAACGTGATGGGTCTGGCGAAAGCCTCTCTGGAAGCCAACGTTCGCTATATGGCTAACGCGATGGGTCCGGAAGGTGTGCGTGTCAACGCGATCTCCGCCGGTCCAATCCGTACTCTGGCAGCTTCCGGTATCAAAGATTTCCGTAAAATGCTGGCGCATTGCGAAGCGGTTACCCCGATTCGCCGTACCGTGACCATTGAAGATGTGGGCAACTCTGCAGCATTCCTGTGCTCTGACCTGTCTGCCGGTATCTCTGGTGAAGTCGTTCACGTTGACGGTGGCTTCAGCATCGCGGCAATGAACGAACTGGAACTGAAATAATCTTTCAGACTTCCTCAATGGGCGGCGCTATGTCGCCCATGATTTTCACTCTCCCCACCTTTCGCTCCCTGCCATATATACCTTTCTGATATTTATTATCACGTAACAATCTTTTATCCCCTCATCGGCTTACGTCAGGATATTGCAGCGCAAACGATCCGGCGGACGAGCATGACGACGTATCCGGGTCGCCACTTTTTAGACCAAGGAACGCCCATGGAACAACGCCGAATTGAAGGCAAAAGCCACTGGTATCATGAAACGCAGTCCAGCACCTATCCGCAAGATGTTCTCCCGCTAGTGCCAGAAGCGGCAAACGTCGAAGACAGTTTTTTGCTGGACATGGCGATACCCGAAGTCGCGCTGTTACCCTTTCAGTCCTGGTTAGAACCTGCCCGTGAACTTGCTCACTTTCTCTTTCCTGCTGATGTTGCGCTGAATCAGTTGCATACATTCAGCGCCTATGAACGCATGAGTACCGCCTTAACCGTCGCTCAGGTTTACGGCATCCAGCGGTTGTGTAACCATTACGCGGCACGTTTGACTCCACTTCCTGGTCCGGATTCCTCCCGCGAGAGCAATCATCGGCTGGCGCAAATTACCCAGTATGCCCGCCAGCTTGCCAGCTCTCCGGCAGTCATCAATGCACGTGATCGCCAGCATCTCGATGACGTTGGGTTAACGACCTGCGATATCATCCTGATCAATCAGATAATCGGCTTTGTCGGATTTCAGGCCCGAGTCGTGGCGATCCTTCAGGCTTATTTTGGTCACCCTGTGCGTCGAATACCGGGCCTTGATATTCAGCAATACGCGCAGGCATCGATATTTAGTAATGCCGATGCCCAATGGCATGCGGCCGTATTCCCGGTTGAAATCATTCCTCCTCGCGAGTCATTGCCAGACAGCAATAACCAAAATGGACGTATCCCGGAATTACACGCACTTGCGCCCATGCTGGCACATTCACCGACGGTACTGGCTTTACTCCGGTCATTGCTGACCAGTACGCTATGTACAGATACACAATCGAGGGCACTTTCTCTCGCCGCGCTGCTGACATCACGCATTAACGGCAGCGTCGCCTGCTTTAATGAACAGGCTCGCGCTGCACATCAACTGACCGACATCATCACGATACTGCGTCTGGATGAACGCGAATTGCAGCGTTGGGAGCAACGACATCCGGTTGAGCGCATCACTCTACAAGCAGTACAATGGCTAACCCGGGCGCCCGACCGTTTTAGCGCCGCACTGTTAACCCCGTTATTTGAACAGGGTGTCTCATCGGAACAGGTTATTAACTTACTGGTCTGGAGCGGATTGTGCGGATGGTTGAATCGCTTGAAAATCGCTCTGGGCGAGACTCATTAACCGCTCCGCTCATTGAAAGAGCGCTTGCTGCGACTGGCAGTTTCGCGTAAAACTGTCAGCCGCTCTTTTGGCCACGAAAATAGACAATTATGCTTCAGGACAACCCGCTGCTAGCGCAGCTTAAACAGCAACTACATTCCCAGACGCCGCGTGCTGAAGGGGTGGTAAAAGCCACGGAAAAAGGCTTTGGCTTCCTGGAAGTCGATGCACAAAAAAGCTATTTCATTCCACCGCCGCAGATGAAAAAAGTGATGCATGGTGACCGCATTGTCGCGGTGATCCATAGCGAAAAAGATCGCGAGTCTGCCGAGCCGGAAGAGCTGGTCGAACCGTTCCTGACTCGTTTCGTGGGTAAAGTTCAGGGCAAGAACGATCGTCTGTCCATTGTGCCAGATCACCCGTTACTGAAAGACGCTATCCCCTGTCGTGCCGCTCGCGGCGTGGAACACGAATTTAAAGAAGGTGACTGGGCCGTCGCGGAAATGCGTCGCCATCCGCTTAAAGGCGACCGCACCTTCTACGCTGAATTAACCCAGTTCATCACCTTTGCAGACGATCATTTCGTCCCATGGTGGGTCACGTTGGCACGCCATAACCTCGAAAAAGAAGCTCCGGACGGCGTAGCCACCGAGATGCTGGATGAAGGCCTGGAGCGTCAGGATCTCACCGCACTCAATTTCGTCACTATTGACAGTGCCAGCACTGAAGACATGGACGATGCGCTGTACGCTGAAGAACTGCCGGATGGCAAACTGCAATTAACCGTCGCGATTGCCGATCCTACCGCCTGGATTGCCGAAGGCAGCAAGTTGGATAACGCCGCGAAAATTCGCGCGTTCACCAACTATCTACCGGGCTTCAATATCCCGATGTTGCCGCGTGAACTGTCGGATGACCTGTGCTCACTGCGTGCTAACGAAGTGCGTCCGGTGCTGGCCTGTCGCATGACCATTACAGCTGACGGTGCTATTGATGATGACATCACCTTCTTCACGGCGACCATCAAATCCAAAGCGAAACTGGCCTATGACAACGTGTCTGACTGGCTGGAAGGTAATAATGGCTGGCAGCCCGAAAACGACGCCATTGCCGAGCAAATCCGTCTGCTGCAACGTATCTGCCTGAGTCGTGGCGAGTGGCGTCATAACCATGCACTGGTGTTTAAAGATCGCCCGGATTATCGTTTTGTATTGGGTGAAAAAGGTGAAGTGCTGGATATCGTTGCTGAGCCTCGCCGCATTGCTAACCGTATCGTGGAAGAGTCCATGATTGCGGCAAACATCTGCGCCGCGCGCGTTCTTCGCGACAAGCTGGGCTTCGGGATTTATAACGTACACATGGGATTCGACCCGGCGAATGCTGAAGCGTTGGCCGCGCTGCTGAAAACTCATGGTATGCACGTTGATGCTGAAGAAGTGTTAACGCTGGAAGGCTTCTGCAAGCTGCGTCGTGAACTGGATGCTCAGCCTTCCGGTTTCCTCGATAGCCGCATTCGCCGTTTCCAGTCCTACGCTGAAATCAGTACCGAGCCAGGCCCGCACTTCGGACTGGGTCTGGAGGCTTATGCCACATGGACCTCCCCTATCCGTAAGTATGGCGATATGATCAACCACCGCCTGCTGAAAGCCGTGATTAAAGGCGAAACCATTGCCCGTCCACAGGACGATATCACGGTACAGATGGCAGAGCGCCGTCGCCTGAACCGGATGGCAGAACGTGACGTTGGCGACTGGCTGTACGCCCGTTTCCTGAGTGACAAAGCCGGTACCGACGCCCGTTTTGCCGCCGAAATTATCGACGTCAGCCGCGGTGGAATGCGCGTGCGTTTAGTCGATAATGGCGCTGTCGCCTTTATTCCTGCGCCATTCCTGCACGCCGTCCGTGATGAACTGGTTTGTAGCCAGGAGAGTGGTACGGTGCAGATCAAAGGCGAAGTGGTTTACAAGGTCACTGATGTGATTGATGTAACCATCGCCGAAGTGCGGATGGAAACCCGCAGCGTAATCGCTCGCCCAGCCGCATAGCACAAGCAGACTCAACGACCTTTCTCTTTTTGTGAAAGGTCGTTTTCTTTTTTTCCACC
It encodes:
- the fabI gene encoding enoyl-ACP reductase FabI, producing the protein MGFLSGKRILVTGLASKLSIAYGIAQAMHREGAELAFTYQNDKLKGRVEEFAAQLGSNIVLPCDVAEDASIDTMFAELGKTWEKFDGFVHSIGFAPADQLDGDYVNAVTREGFKIAHDISAYSFVAMAKACRTMLNPGSALLTLSYLGAERAIPNYNVMGLAKASLEANVRYMANAMGPEGVRVNAISAGPIRTLAASGIKDFRKMLAHCEAVTPIRRTVTIEDVGNSAAFLCSDLSAGISGEVVHVDGGFSIAAMNELELK
- a CDS encoding carboxymuconolactone decarboxylase family protein; amino-acid sequence: MEQRRIEGKSHWYHETQSSTYPQDVLPLVPEAANVEDSFLLDMAIPEVALLPFQSWLEPARELAHFLFPADVALNQLHTFSAYERMSTALTVAQVYGIQRLCNHYAARLTPLPGPDSSRESNHRLAQITQYARQLASSPAVINARDRQHLDDVGLTTCDIILINQIIGFVGFQARVVAILQAYFGHPVRRIPGLDIQQYAQASIFSNADAQWHAAVFPVEIIPPRESLPDSNNQNGRIPELHALAPMLAHSPTVLALLRSLLTSTLCTDTQSRALSLAALLTSRINGSVACFNEQARAAHQLTDIITILRLDERELQRWEQRHPVERITLQAVQWLTRAPDRFSAALLTPLFEQGVSSEQVINLLVWSGLCGWLNRLKIALGETH
- a CDS encoding exoribonuclease II codes for the protein MLQDNPLLAQLKQQLHSQTPRAEGVVKATEKGFGFLEVDAQKSYFIPPPQMKKVMHGDRIVAVIHSEKDRESAEPEELVEPFLTRFVGKVQGKNDRLSIVPDHPLLKDAIPCRAARGVEHEFKEGDWAVAEMRRHPLKGDRTFYAELTQFITFADDHFVPWWVTLARHNLEKEAPDGVATEMLDEGLERQDLTALNFVTIDSASTEDMDDALYAEELPDGKLQLTVAIADPTAWIAEGSKLDNAAKIRAFTNYLPGFNIPMLPRELSDDLCSLRANEVRPVLACRMTITADGAIDDDITFFTATIKSKAKLAYDNVSDWLEGNNGWQPENDAIAEQIRLLQRICLSRGEWRHNHALVFKDRPDYRFVLGEKGEVLDIVAEPRRIANRIVEESMIAANICAARVLRDKLGFGIYNVHMGFDPANAEALAALLKTHGMHVDAEEVLTLEGFCKLRRELDAQPSGFLDSRIRRFQSYAEISTEPGPHFGLGLEAYATWTSPIRKYGDMINHRLLKAVIKGETIARPQDDITVQMAERRRLNRMAERDVGDWLYARFLSDKAGTDARFAAEIIDVSRGGMRVRLVDNGAVAFIPAPFLHAVRDELVCSQESGTVQIKGEVVYKVTDVIDVTIAEVRMETRSVIARPAA